The Vulpes lagopus strain Blue_001 chromosome 6, ASM1834538v1, whole genome shotgun sequence genome has a segment encoding these proteins:
- the LOC121493120 gene encoding translation initiation factor IF-2-like, translated as MCGGGGGGRARAGGTPAPSGGAASQQDFEPSAGRPCRGRAGRGGARGRPQGKESHSARRGPYSTFPGYFGHEQELKDREGRPWGPACTLGRLTRAHGSRAGGGACARGSPRGAPSLGRFRLTLPAKMPLRRASESGIGKRSGRRCLRGAQPVSPVRGGRLLASEVERRGPALAHRLSGWGPQQLKCPVRDALHRRAQIASSPIHVA; from the exons AtgtgcggcggcggcggcggcggaagGGCCCGCGCCGGGGGGACCCCTGCACCGTCGGGGGGGGCGGCCTCGCAGCAGGACTTTGAGCCGAGCGCGGGGCGTCCGTGCcgcggccgggcggggcggggtggggcgcg CGGAAGGCcccaaggaaaagaaagtcaCAGTGCGCGGCGCGGCCCCTACAGCACGTTTCCCGGTTATTTCGGGCACGAGCAGGAACTCAAGGATCGGGAAGGAAGACCTTGGGGTCCTGCGTGTACGTTGGGTCGGTTAACGCGGGCACATGGCTCCAGGGCCGGTGGAGGTGCCTGCGCCCGTGGGTCGCCCCGGGGAGCCCCGAGCCTCGGCAGGTTCCGGCTGACGTTGCCAGCGAAGATGCCGCTTCGGCGAGCGTCGGAATCCGGAATCGGGAAGCGGAGCGGCCGCAGGTGCCTGCGGGGAGCGCAGCCTGTGTCTCCCGTCCGGGGAGGGCGGCTGCTGGCTTCTGAGGTTGAGCGTCGTGGTCCGGCCCTGGCGCACCGCCTCAGTGGCTGGGGACCTCAGCAGCTGAAGTGCCCTGTGAGGGACGCCTTACACCGTCGTGCTCAGATTGCTTCCTCCCCCATCCATGTGGCCTGA